The Erigeron canadensis isolate Cc75 chromosome 1, C_canadensis_v1, whole genome shotgun sequence genome segment ATTTCACTCCATCTTCCAAACTTGACTTTCTTCATCAATGGTTGCCATGTTatactcttcttcttcttcaacaacacaTCTTCCATCCCTCTCACCTTCATCCAAAACCCACCTCACAATCCACTCTTTTCTCATTCTAAAGCCCAAAGCTCACACCTTTTTGGCCTCAATCAAAGCTTCTGAAAATGGGTCAGGAAGTATAGCCATTGCTGTTGAAAATGAGAAGAAAGTTTCTGACCCGGTTGAGGGAAACGGGGCTCCACCTCTTGAAGAGGAAATGGTTGTGAAATTTGAAGATCCGAAATGGGTTTCAGGGACTTGGGATTTGAAGCAGTTTCAGAAAGGTGGAGTTACTGATTGGGATGCTGTTATTGATTCTGGTTTGACTTTTCACTCTAAAGttcaattcttttttttttttttttttaataacattcCTGGCCTGCTGACATGCAGTATAATGTTTTATtggattgattttttttaattttttattttgtggttTGCTATGTGTATTTGTGATTCTATGGAATGTGGTAGTTTGTCACTTGAACAATTTCTTTGATCCTAGtttcaagttattatatattgaaatataaGGAATAAACTTAACATAAGACACAAAATTTGACAATGTGAGTATTGAAAATGCTTGCTTTCAAAAAATTTGCCAAGAAAAGGTAGtgtaacattaatattatagaCCAAAATGGAGAATGTGGGGTATGTAAAGTTGCAATTTTTTGGCCTGGATTCCCCAAATGTAAGAAGTTCGATTTCATAATCGTTTAGCAAGGAAATTTGTAGTACCCAGTGTAGTCATTCTTTTGGTAATCTTGAGACAAATGACACACTTGATGAAATTATGTTTAAGTTCTACATTGAGTTCTAATAGCTTATGAATTGTTTCCATTATTGTATTTGGGACATTTTGGTTCCAAGAAATTATCAAAATGTAACTGTTGGCAAAGGTTCATTTTTCGCTAGATTAAATTGGATAGTTTTTTACTGAAAAATGTGGGATTAAATCACCAATCATCACTTGTAAGGAATCCTTTTAGCCATTTTTGGGCTACTTAGCTGTGATGAAGATGATAAGATGAAGACTTATATGTTTCTGTTTTTGCGAACATGTACTATTGGAATAGTTAATCTTATTGATGTTATTAACCTCTTACAGAGGTTAAAAGGAGGAAATGGCTCGAAGACAACCCGGAATCATCCAATAACGACTTCCCTGTAGTATTTGACACCTCGATTATTCCCTGGTGGGCATGGATGAAGAGATTTCATCTTCCTGAAGCAGAACGACTTAATGGTCTGCCCTTCATCTTTTTGTATTAGGAACTGAAAATGAGAGAAACTAAATAAgcggcaaaatgggtgggttggttCATTGGTCAAGACAGGATAAGGTCAAAATGAGTATAATATATAGCAGAAAGATAATTTCGGGTTCAGACATAACACTTTCTTATCAGAAGTTGGTCACTTCTTGTTATAAATAAGTCGGTAAGTATATTTTTCAATGATAACCCGAGTTTTGAATATAATAACTTCAGAGGTCTTGCACATTAGACGCCTTTTGACTTGTTTGACCCGATAAAGATATAACGAAACCCAAATCAAACCGTTCATAAGTAACGCCCCAAAATTGGTACCCCCACCTCCTATTGTTGAGCTTTTGTTCATGTTTCTGCAGGCCGAGCTGCAATGGTCGGGTTCTTCATGGCTTACTTTGTTGATAGTTTGACCGGGGTTGGTCTAGTTGACCAAATGGGAAATTTCGTCTGCAAAACACTTCTATTCGTAGCAGTAGCTGGTGTTTTGCTTATTAGGAAAAACGAAGATTTGGATAATCTGAAAAAACTGCTTGACGAGACTACTTATTATGACAAACAATGGCAAGCAACTTGGCAAGACGAGAAGAAAGACTAATCAGTTTACCATCGAAGTCTTTTGCTTTCTAGAAAGTAGTCAAAGTTGCACTTCAAGAATCAAGTTTCCTACTTGTTAACTTAAATTTAAATTGTACCcttgttttgaatttttgatagtATTATTTAATGTTGTGatttgttagtttgtttatttgaaTCCGAAACACATTTTAAGCTCTATTAATTAGTACTAGTAAACCAAATACAAAAGCTATGAAAGGGGATTCTTTCTTTTACCATTGCCTACATTCCAAATCTTATATTTGCTTTTCTACACTGACTAAATTTCAAACTCTTCAGTGTTTGAAACtcttgaaatttgatgaagAGATTGGATAACCCTGGATCTTAAGTTCATGAACAGTTGGGAGAATAATTTGTATATTATTGTGCAGCTTTGCAATGCATAAACAGTTTGGAGCTGTTGAAATGTAGTTGAATAACATGGGTCACTTGAATTTGTGGGGCAGTTTATTAGACTAATTCTTGAAACAGTTTAAATGCAAGTTATACAAGTTATTATTAAACACTTCTTGCTCAGAAGGGGTTAGAATAATTTATGTCAagatttttggttgttgaaGCTATAATGCACTTGTGTACACTTCATTGAATACTTTCTGTATCATGTACGACAAGCTTTGCTCAATGCACTGTTTCAGTTGGTGCTATACAATATAGTACAAACTTAATGGCATGTTTATTTTTGCCAGTAGCTATGAACAAACACATGCTAACTCACGAGCCATGTTTTGAAAACCGCGGATTCATATATTTTATCCGTCGGACCaagattttgagaaaaaattatttatataatataatgcatatattggTGTGTATGACAAAAAGATGTTGTATAAGGATCATCTCcctaaaataaaactaaattttaacACCTGAAAGacaattttaaacaaattatagcattaaaaaattaaatacattaaataTCAAAACCTCATTCTTAACCAAAATCTCACATTCTTAACCCAAATGGTAAAATTTTAAttgtaaaaaaagttaatttatacTGTATTAAATAATACCATTTAGTAGATCTGTTCCGCCCAAAATGGTAATGGGCTTGGGTTATGAACTTAACAATTTGGGAGGAAATCAACTGGAGTTACTTCTAACTTAAGGGGTCAAGTTACAATTATCTTGCTCCtcaaatgaaaatcaaaggccAAACTTTAAAGATAATCTTTGAAATTCGTGATCCTTTGACTTTCATTGAAAGGTTGAGAATTCTTCAACTTGAGTTAAGTTGGGgaatcaatttaaaaaaaaaatctcactcAATTTAGTTCCAAATCATTTAATGACCCTActaatttaatcacataatcccTAAACATAAAGAATATAGTTTTATGTCTCGCTTAAAAGTCTTACCAAATGCAAATGATACTATTATAATGAAAGAATCACAAGACTTCAAATATGTTGATATTTTCAATACACATTATTGGATTGTTTACAATAACGTTCAATCCAAAGATTTCATGCAACTTTGCCTTTCTTGGCCTGCATACTCTCTCAACCTCTACCAATATCTTTGCTAGAAAAATGACAAGCAATATTCTAAATTACTAAACCTCTCTATATCTTCCGAATGTCTACACTGGAATTGCGTAGGACACACTTAAAACCGAAACCTGTTTTTGTGACCGTTTATGTGGagaaaacaagaaagaaaaattcaACGTGTAGCAATCACCACCACGACTACCACCTCCATATTGACCGCGTGTCAAAAAGAGTTGTAGGTTATAATAGAAGAGCTGAACTACTTAGCTACTCGCGCCGATTAAGAGAAAATGCAAAATCTACAGTGACATCTTCACCTCCCCATCAACCCAAGTCTTATGTACTTTCTGCAATAAAAGAGCAACAAGCTTCTCCTCGGGTAAGCGATCACTGACTGCCATGTAATTTTTAGCTTATATTTAAAGTGttgcaacttgaaaaaaaacaGTTAACAATCTCAGAGATTTGTCATCTGTACGGGTTTTGAAGTGGGTTGTCAATTTAAGCTCGAGTATTAAATTTTGTAGGTAATTTCAAGTGAGCAAAGGCAAAATGTGAAGAAGGGTCAAAGTTGTTTCGAATGGATATCTTTGTTCAAGTTCAATAATAACAAGACAAAGAGAACAAAGGGAACGCGAAAAACATTTCTCTCCAAAGTGATGGCAACGTTACAAAGATAAAAACTGATGCAGCTTTGGTAATTTCCACATGAAGACTATGAAACTCGCCTATTCCTTGATGTTAATAAACAAGAATGGACATTGTCCATCTTCATATCTGCTTGATATAAAAAGATATCAAAGAGCATTGTTTACTCTGTTCCATAAACGTAACTAGAGGTGGTACAATGGGCTAGTCAGGTTGGATAATAGGTAAACCAAAATTATCCCAAAACCAGTTGAAATACAATTGCAAGACTACTGTTAATAAAAAAGACGGTTTCTGTTGAAGAAAATAATCTACATCATTGTCAGCATCCCAGTGCATGTTTAGCGAAGATATGCATGTTTCTACCAACAGATTCTTTGACGGgcaatattaattttttaaaggataCAAATCCAATTACATGTATTTATCTAAGTTCTCTACATCAAAAACTGTCTATTAGTCACGAATTTAAGTAAGAATAATATCATAATCGTTGTTGCCGAGTATACTCCCAGAGAGCTATGGCACCACTAACATGAACATTGAGTGATCTCACAACTCCCAACTGTGGGATTTCAATGCAAGCATCCAGTATATGTATCAAGTCCACCGGTATACCCTCTTTTTCTCTACCGAGAACCAAAACCTACATACACTGCACAATTTAGAACTACGAATTTACATGTTCTATATATGaccaatatttttatttcattttttttaaacggcagAATATATAAAATGCAAAAACTATAAAATGTTTTGTTTACCGTTTTTTTAGGGAAGGCATATTGGTCTAGAGAAACACTATTAGCCGTTTGCTCCAAACCCAAGACAGAAAACCCCTCTTGTTTCTTCTTTTCCAAGAAACCCTTCACATTACTTACAGGCACCTCCATAATGGGAACCCACTTTTCTGCAGTCACACTGACACAAAAATAGTAGCATCTAAACATCAATTATTCCATGTAAACAAGTTTCAGATTGGTAACTAAACAAACCTGATGAGCTGGAACTGCTTGTCATGCAAAATGTTCAAATCGTGAACGACCAAACTTGCAGCTTTAAAAACCTACAAGTAACATAACACACAGAACAAACACTCAACAGCAGTTAATCTTTTATTGTGTTAAATAGTTATACCATGTTAACAAGTAGTCAAGTATATGTACAGTGGGACAATGGGTAATTGGTGTTCATTTAACCCTATTCTACTTGTAAGTTAGATAAAGGGATGTTTGGATGtgattttgtaaaatatataaaaccatATATTCATAATCAGATACTCAGTTAACAGGCTGTAGTATAAGATTGTGTTTGGATGTGCGTTGGTGAATTCTTATTTATACATTCTGCTGTTGGCTGCACACAAATGCAGGTatggcaacaaaaaaaaaaaaagggggggggggggggggggggggggtcaacGAAAGTTAATTCTTCAACTTTTTctaataaacaagaaaaacgtCTCCTACCGTAATAACTTGTTTCTAAAAAACAGGAGAATAGGTGCAGTTTGTTACACCTATCATTCATTGAACAACAAAATGAGCAGAAAGACGTTTTGTGAAAAAAGGgatatttttgtgtttaatgaGAGTGAACATCTATCAATTGTGTTAAAAGAAGGGGTTAATAGGTAAACTGATTATTTGACCCCTGAACTTGATGAGATACATTGAAGACTTGAAGTAAAATCAAAGTATGAACTATTAAAGTATGATCATATTTTTGGGCAAAAGAAAGAACTAACCTATTACAAATTGATTATATCAAGTTGTAATATGAGCAGAATTTTTTACCTCACAGGTCCGTGCTAATCCAGCAAGATTGGGCACGCGGTCAAGCAATGAAGCAACAAGAATAATTTGTTGTCTCCCAGCCTTCAATTTTCCCATAGCAATGTTTCTGGCTCTTAGAGAATTATCAAGAAGTTGATCCTCCTTTTCCACATCTACAATCAATGAGTATTAAATTACTTTTCAGCCAACTTCATACTAAAAACTATGCGGATGTATAGCAGCTATAACTAAATATACCCAGAAGCGAATTATAGGTGTCACTGTTGTTTAACAAGCTGGATTGTGAATCTTGTGTCTCGTGATTAGAAATGATAACTTTTTTCTGAAAATCCAAAGACATCTCATTTTGCATTGTTGCGAATGTTTCCTCTTTGACTACACTATTAGAATCGGAATCAGGTGTATGTATCTGCTCATTTTTCAGTTGTGCTGCATCTTTAGCCATTGAAGATCTGAGGTCTTTCCTAACATCCTGCAACTTTAGCTATGAGAAATCGATCATACAAGAGACGGAAACAAAAGGATTCGTCAAACCAGAACTTACATTTAGAAAATCGATCACACGTTCTAAAAGGGATACGTGAGCACATTCAAATTCGATGTCCTGTAAATGAagtatatctttatatattagAATAAATGAAACTGAGGACTATCAGTATCAGATTAGCATAGATTAGAAGGTGGTATGTAACCCATTTATTCCAGACTGGTCAACTTAGGTAGTGTTTGCCTCTAACGGACCAAATAGATGTCATATATTAGCTAAAATGAAAATGGGTAAAAGTAAAACCAGAGAATAGTCACCCACAGCCCAAGGGTATTCAAAATGTACAGAACCTCATAAATCATCATATTCAAAGGTTAGATCATC includes the following:
- the LOC122603070 gene encoding light-harvesting complex-like protein 3 isotype 2, chloroplastic, which translates into the protein MVAMLYSSSSSTTHLPSLSPSSKTHLTIHSFLILKPKAHTFLASIKASENGSGSIAIAVENEKKVSDPVEGNGAPPLEEEMVVKFEDPKWVSGTWDLKQFQKGGVTDWDAVIDSEVKRRKWLEDNPESSNNDFPVVFDTSIIPWWAWMKRFHLPEAERLNGRAAMVGFFMAYFVDSLTGVGLVDQMGNFVCKTLLFVAVAGVLLIRKNEDLDNLKKLLDETTYYDKQWQATWQDEKKD